A single Nicotiana tabacum cultivar K326 chromosome 5, ASM71507v2, whole genome shotgun sequence DNA region contains:
- the LOC107782976 gene encoding uncharacterized protein LOC107782976 — translation MIIAGFTGQLKGWWDNYLTQDQRFQIRHATKTGDDKIVQNSVYSLVMNIIEHFSGRWSDNSEIIRTMLQNLRCKTLTSFIWYKDVFLSRVMELPESNSTHWKSKFIDGLPPLFAERIRKVLRSNGMSIDYNNYSYGKLFSVCTQEGLALCNEIKLNQQIKKHRLTERQQLGEFYEQFTIDIPSKRKKSHKKDFKKKKGSPEKRHEKTQRRKAFHKARKVFIKSKNPQACYKCGRVGHYAKDCKIKDKIKDLDLDDHIKDSLCKILLKSSPEISDTDEGSSSTSEDLRVLLKECYTSSSE, via the coding sequence ATGATTATTGCTGGATTTACTGGTCAACTGAaaggctggtgggataattatctcaCCCAAGACCAGCGCTTTCAAATAAGGCATGCAACCAAGACTGGAGATGATAAGATTGTTCAAAACTCAGTCTATTCTTTAGTCATGAATATCATTGAACACTTTTCTGGAAGATGGTCTGATAATAGTGAGATCATTAGAACAATGCTCCAGAATTTGAGGTGTAAAACCCTCACATCTTTTATATGGTATAAAGATGTTTTCTTATCCAGAGTGATGGAATTACCAGAGAGTAATAGTACTCATTGGAAGTCTAAGTTCATAGATGGACTCCCGCCTTTATTTGCTGAAAGGATTCGAAAAGTCCTTAGAAGTAATGGAATGAGTATTGATTATAATAATTACTCATATGGTAAATTATTTAGTGTATGCACTCAGGAAGGTTTAGCTCTGTGTAATGAGATCAAGCTAAACCAACAAATTAAGAAACATCGTCTCACTGAGAGACAACAACTAGGTGAATTCTATGAACAATTCACCATTGATATACCATCCAAAAGAAAGAAATCCCATAAAAAGGATTTCAAAAAGAAGAAGGGTTCGCCGGAAAAACGGCAtgaaaaaacccaaagaagaaaggcTTTTCATAAAGCAAGAAAGGTTTTTATAAAGTCTAAAAACCCTCAGGCCTGTTATAAATGTGGAAGAGTAGGCCATTACGCAAAAGATTGCAAGATCAAAGATAAGATCAAAGACCTGGATTTAGATGATCATATCAAAGATTCTTTATGTAAGATTCTTTTGAAATCTTCTCCAGAAATATCTGATACTGATGAAGGATCATCATCAACAAGTGAAGACCTAAGGGTCCTTCTTAAAGAATGTTATACTTCATCTTCTGAATAA